One region of Flavobacterium pisciphilum genomic DNA includes:
- a CDS encoding iron-containing alcohol dehydrogenase, which produces MSKLFVASEVFHGAGSLSELKNLSGKKAIIVTGGQSMKKSGTLDRAKAFLTEAGLETIVFDGVEEDPSSATSLKGAEIMREFQPDWIVGLGGCSAIDAAKMMWVFYEHPDADFEAMTKPFSVPTLRQKAKFVAIPSTSGTGTETTGLAVITDKEKGVKYPIVSYELTPDIAIVDGEICATMPAHITSNTGLDALTHCVEAYVSNIEDNYADVLAKGGLEIVFDNLEEAVNNPTNIKARQNMHDASFMGGLAFNNAWLGIVHSLSHQVGALYGIPHGAANAIFLPNVIRYNQTETTRYPNLAKIVGKETAEELAQEIEKLRASVNNIGSLKAFGISREDWDKNLDYITKNALEDPCTGFNPRKPSLQDLKDLYNACYEGVIYQN; this is translated from the coding sequence TGTGACTGGTGGACAATCAATGAAAAAAAGCGGAACGTTAGATCGTGCAAAAGCATTCTTAACAGAAGCTGGATTGGAAACTATTGTTTTTGATGGTGTTGAAGAAGATCCATCATCAGCGACAAGTCTTAAAGGAGCAGAAATTATGCGTGAGTTCCAACCAGACTGGATTGTTGGTCTTGGTGGTTGTTCAGCGATTGATGCCGCTAAAATGATGTGGGTATTCTACGAACATCCAGATGCAGATTTTGAAGCGATGACAAAACCTTTCAGTGTTCCAACATTACGTCAAAAGGCAAAATTCGTAGCAATTCCTTCTACAAGTGGTACAGGAACTGAAACAACAGGTTTAGCGGTTATTACCGATAAAGAAAAAGGGGTTAAATATCCAATTGTTTCTTATGAACTAACACCAGATATTGCGATTGTTGATGGAGAAATTTGTGCTACTATGCCAGCTCATATCACGTCAAACACTGGTTTAGATGCATTAACACATTGTGTTGAAGCATACGTTTCAAATATTGAAGACAATTATGCAGACGTATTAGCTAAAGGTGGTTTAGAAATCGTATTCGACAATCTTGAAGAAGCTGTAAATAATCCAACAAATATTAAAGCTCGTCAAAATATGCACGACGCTTCATTTATGGGGGGCTTAGCGTTCAATAACGCTTGGTTAGGAATTGTACACTCATTATCACATCAAGTAGGTGCCCTTTATGGTATTCCACACGGTGCAGCTAATGCGATTTTCCTTCCGAATGTTATCCGTTACAATCAAACAGAAACAACAAGATACCCTAATTTGGCAAAAATTGTTGGAAAAGAAACTGCTGAGGAATTAGCACAAGAAATCGAAAAACTAAGAGCTTCGGTAAACAATATCGGTTCTTTGAAAGCTTTTGGAATATCTCGTGAAGATTGGGACAAAAACTTGGATTACATTACCAAAAATGCTTTGGAAGATCCATGTACAGGTTTTAATCCACGTAAACCAAGTCTTCAAGACTTAAAAGATCTTTATAACGCTTGTTATGAAGGTGTGATTTACCAAAATTAA
- a CDS encoding bestrophin family protein, protein MIINRKIPFKFLLNEIKLPLFAVALLGTAFGLLPRYYSEYTPDVSIQIASTLGIAISILLSYKINQSYNRWWEARTIWGSIVNDSRTLILRLQLYLGNENGHLQKISYYQIAWNYALEKSLRNQDAWSNFEGLLNDDDIAEIKRHSNIPLAISHLQLKAVKALFEKNLIDDLGRLQLENTINNLLASMGKTERIKNTIFPPTFGQILHIAIYLFVVLLSLSSSFHQNIDIVLQVFILISISMMFFFLEMLAHRLQNPFNNSPTDTPISALSRTIEINIRQLLNETEIPKSIEAQGFYLM, encoded by the coding sequence ATGATTATCAACCGAAAAATTCCATTTAAGTTTCTGTTGAATGAAATTAAATTACCGTTGTTTGCTGTTGCTTTATTGGGAACGGCTTTTGGTTTATTACCCCGTTATTATTCGGAATATACGCCAGATGTATCCATTCAGATTGCTTCAACTTTGGGTATTGCAATCTCCATTCTCTTATCTTATAAAATCAATCAATCCTACAATCGTTGGTGGGAAGCTCGCACAATTTGGGGATCGATTGTTAATGATAGCCGTACATTAATTTTGCGACTGCAACTTTATTTGGGTAATGAAAATGGGCACTTGCAGAAAATTTCATATTATCAGATAGCTTGGAATTATGCGTTGGAAAAATCGTTGAGAAATCAGGATGCATGGTCCAATTTTGAAGGATTGTTGAACGACGATGACATTGCTGAAATAAAGAGGCATTCCAATATTCCGCTTGCTATTAGTCATTTGCAGTTAAAAGCTGTAAAAGCGTTATTTGAGAAGAATTTAATTGATGATTTAGGACGTCTTCAGTTAGAAAATACAATTAATAATTTATTGGCATCTATGGGGAAAACTGAAAGGATAAAAAATACAATTTTCCCTCCAACCTTTGGGCAAATATTGCATATTGCTATTTACTTGTTTGTTGTACTTTTAAGTCTTTCTTCTTCATTTCATCAGAATATTGATATTGTACTGCAAGTTTTTATTCTTATTTCAATTTCAATGATGTTCTTTTTTCTGGAAATGTTGGCACATAGACTTCAAAATCCGTTCAATAATAGCCCTACTGATACACCAATATCAGCACTGTCACGTACAATAGAAATTAATATTCGACAATTATTAAATGAGACCGAAATCCCTAAGTCTATTGAAGCCCAAGGATTTTATCTTATGTAA
- the uvrA gene encoding excinuclease ABC subunit UvrA, with protein sequence MVQEFNDENIAGFVQIRGAKEHNLKNIDVDIPRNKLVVFTGISGSGKSSLAFGTIYAEAQRRYLESVSPYARRLFNQMSVPDVEAIHGLPPAVALQQSRGGTTVRSTVGSVTTISNLLRMLYSRAGDYPANQSIIYAEGFSANTPEGACPKCHGIGRIYDVTEKSMVPNDSLTIRERAVEAWPSAWQGQNLREILMTLGFDVDKPWKDLPQKDRDWILFTDETPTVPVYSGLSAPEVKRALELNLPASYMGTFTGAKRYVLQTFANTNSQMMKRRVSQYMLNTECPVCHGKRLKRESLSVKFDGYDIIDLSNLSLSQLMDIFTSYAEGQFLNKEKDKFPEKAIVAQNIAIDLVARLKIMIDLGLGYLSLERSTPSVSPGELQRLRLATQVHSNLFGVIYVLDEPSAGLHPADTEALFTVLQKLKDVGNSMFIVEHEVDIIRHCDWIVDVGPEAGTNGGEILYSGTLEGLQSVERSLTRHYITPKPIAKKKVRKAEQWLQVNNVTRNNIQNLDVSFPLGVLTSITGTSGSGKSSLVSQALVDLVSDYLGQEIEEAKEEQSELLQENIIHTSGVITDGMQNIKRLVRVDQKPIGRTPRSNLATYTGLFDRIRQLFAETPMAKSRKYDVGRFSFNVAKGRCTHCKGEGFVMVELLFLPSVYTPCPTCKGTRYNEKTLEVTYNNKNIAKVLDLTVDEAWNFFQHDKSLRQSLDVLKQVGLGYIRLGQPATELSGGEAQRIKLASELQRTQRGKTLYILDEPTTGLHPSDVEKLIGQLNFLVDAGNTVITIEHDMHVVASSDWVIDIGPGAGKDGGQIVAEGTPVEVAKNTKSKTAKYLAEYV encoded by the coding sequence ATGGTTCAAGAATTTAATGACGAGAATATAGCTGGTTTTGTTCAGATTCGAGGAGCAAAAGAACACAACCTAAAAAATATAGATGTAGATATTCCAAGAAATAAACTTGTTGTGTTTACAGGAATATCAGGTTCAGGGAAATCTTCATTGGCCTTTGGTACTATATATGCCGAAGCCCAAAGAAGATATCTGGAATCGGTATCACCTTATGCTAGAAGATTATTTAATCAGATGTCTGTTCCAGATGTTGAAGCTATTCATGGTCTTCCGCCAGCGGTTGCTCTGCAACAAAGCCGTGGAGGAACAACTGTACGTTCTACCGTAGGAAGTGTTACCACCATTTCTAATTTACTACGGATGTTGTATTCCAGAGCTGGAGATTATCCTGCCAACCAGTCTATTATTTATGCGGAAGGATTTTCTGCAAATACACCTGAAGGAGCTTGTCCAAAATGTCATGGTATTGGTCGTATTTATGATGTTACGGAAAAATCTATGGTGCCGAATGATTCATTGACTATACGAGAAAGAGCAGTTGAGGCATGGCCATCAGCATGGCAAGGACAGAATCTTCGTGAAATATTAATGACTTTGGGTTTCGATGTGGATAAACCATGGAAAGATCTACCACAAAAAGATCGTGACTGGATTTTATTTACGGATGAAACGCCAACTGTTCCGGTTTATTCAGGGTTATCGGCTCCGGAGGTAAAAAGAGCTTTGGAATTGAATCTGCCTGCAAGTTATATGGGAACATTCACCGGTGCAAAACGATATGTTCTTCAAACTTTTGCTAATACAAACAGCCAAATGATGAAACGAAGAGTTTCACAATATATGCTGAATACAGAATGTCCTGTATGTCATGGAAAAAGACTTAAAAGAGAATCATTATCTGTAAAATTTGATGGATATGATATTATTGATCTGTCCAATCTATCCCTTTCACAATTGATGGATATTTTTACGTCTTATGCCGAAGGACAATTTTTAAATAAAGAAAAAGATAAATTTCCTGAAAAAGCTATAGTAGCCCAAAATATCGCTATTGATCTTGTCGCAAGATTAAAAATCATGATTGATCTAGGACTTGGATACCTTTCATTAGAACGTAGTACACCAAGTGTATCTCCTGGAGAATTACAAAGATTGCGATTGGCAACACAGGTGCACTCTAATCTTTTTGGAGTAATTTATGTTTTGGACGAGCCCTCCGCTGGACTACATCCTGCTGATACCGAAGCGTTATTTACGGTACTTCAAAAACTAAAGGATGTTGGTAATTCCATGTTTATTGTTGAGCACGAAGTGGATATCATCAGGCACTGTGATTGGATTGTTGATGTTGGCCCAGAAGCAGGAACCAACGGTGGAGAAATATTGTACAGTGGTACTTTAGAGGGCTTACAATCGGTCGAAAGATCATTGACCCGTCATTATATCACCCCAAAACCTATAGCTAAAAAGAAGGTTAGAAAAGCAGAGCAATGGTTGCAAGTAAATAATGTTACCCGAAATAATATTCAGAATCTTGATGTGTCCTTTCCATTAGGAGTTCTTACCAGTATTACCGGAACATCGGGTTCTGGGAAAAGCAGCTTAGTAAGTCAGGCGTTGGTGGATTTAGTTTCAGATTATTTAGGACAAGAGATAGAAGAAGCTAAAGAAGAACAGTCAGAATTATTACAAGAAAATATTATTCACACCTCAGGTGTAATAACTGATGGTATGCAAAATATAAAACGATTGGTAAGAGTAGATCAAAAACCAATTGGTAGAACGCCGAGATCAAATCTGGCAACTTATACAGGTTTGTTTGACAGAATACGACAGCTTTTTGCGGAAACCCCGATGGCTAAAAGTCGCAAATATGATGTAGGTAGATTTTCATTTAATGTAGCCAAAGGTCGTTGTACACATTGTAAAGGCGAAGGATTTGTTATGGTAGAATTATTATTTCTTCCAAGTGTTTATACACCATGTCCAACTTGCAAAGGAACACGATACAATGAAAAAACGCTAGAGGTAACGTATAACAACAAAAATATTGCTAAAGTGTTGGATCTGACCGTAGATGAAGCTTGGAATTTCTTTCAGCATGATAAATCATTACGCCAAAGTTTAGATGTATTAAAGCAAGTTGGCTTAGGGTATATTCGTTTAGGACAACCAGCAACCGAGTTATCAGGTGGTGAGGCACAACGTATTAAATTAGCTTCAGAATTACAGCGTACGCAGCGTGGTAAAACATTATATATTTTGGATGAACCAACAACAGGTTTACATCCATCTGATGTTGAAAAACTGATTGGTCAGCTTAATTTTCTGGTTGATGCAGGAAATACAGTTATCACAATCGAACATGATATGCACGTGGTGGCTTCAAGTGACTGGGTAATCGATATTGGCCCCGGTGCAGGGAAAGATGGCGGACAAATTGTAGCAGAAGGTACTCCGGTAGAAGTTGCGAAAAACACAAAAAGTAAAACAGCTAAATATTTGGCGGAGTATGTTTAA